In Lactuca sativa cultivar Salinas chromosome 5, Lsat_Salinas_v11, whole genome shotgun sequence, the DNA window TATAATCtaaaatatataagtattttGCACGTTTTTTTGCCTGAAAgaaagatattaaaaaaaaacaaaaaaaaaaaaacaaaacaaatgacATGGCCATCTACGATCGTACAAGGTTTCATTTTTTCGATTTTGTAAGATTTTTTGTGGTTTTGTTTAATGTGGTATCTCTCATTGTGTAGTAGCATTTTGAATGAATTCATAGTCCAAATATCATATTACAATACAAAAAAATTACGGATCGCAAGTGGAAGAGAGGAAAATATAGCTGACCTTATGCCATCAGCGATCTCGTATGGAAAAAATGGCCAACCGAATTTTTTTTGAAGCAAATATGAAAGCGCAAATGGCTTGACGATTTCGTCAATTGTTTAACAAAACCACAGGTGTGTTTGTCTTATATGTGGTTTCGTTGGCTACTTTTGGAAAAACCTAATCGGCTGTTTTAGGCTAAGTACTTACAAATTAGAAAGCGCTTTCATATTTGcttcaaaaaaaaattggttgGCCACTTCTCCCATGCGAAATCGCTAGCATAAAGTCAGATTAGGTTTAGGCTAAGTAATTACAAAATTGACTATTTTTGTAAATTCcttaaataaaaacaatttttcagATTAATAGCTCTAAAAGCAGTACCTTTTTTGTAAATAAATGAGCAATACACTCggtctaaataaataaataaaataaagacaaaattgcaaaaatggtccctgtgatatGTAttattttggggttttagtccaaatctCGATTTTATTGGGTTGTTTGTCCTTTTGAGCTAATTTCCTTGTATTTTTGGTCTCTGtccaaactaaaaagactattatacgcTTAGTgaatttaattttcatttttctttcacttttAAAAACTATTATTATCATTAAATATAAAATTGGGCCCACATGTCCTCTCTCTCTCATGAAACAAATGTCTAGATTGAAATATCAATTCAGAACCTCCACATATTTGACTGGCATAAATTGTGGCATATACCAATACCTCATTGTTGCCATTGCTTTGTGAAGATaacaaagaaaaaataaaagaaaaaaagaaatctAGGGTTCATGTCTTTATTCAAACCATTGTCGATGAACAAACAAACGATGGAGGCGAATAGTAGCTGAAACAAAACTCCAAAGCATCATGGATTTCGGTGAGTTTTCTTAAGCCATCTGATTTGCTAGATCGAAATGGGTACCGCCTCTTCCTGCTTCTTCTTCACGCATCTTTTTCTCTTTGTCTGGGTTTTTTGAAGCTATCTGATTTTCTGGATCGAAATTGGGTTCCGATTTGCTGGTTCTTTTTCTCTATTTACTGTTTCTGGGGATCTGGTGTTGGGTTTCATTTTCTGATTTGCTGAAACGCAAACCCTCTCACTTTTCTCGTTGATTCAAGTTGCAGATACCAAAAAATTAAAGTATATGGTTTGTCTATCATCCCTTTGTGTGCGTCTCTATGTATTTGGTGTTCTCCTTCTAtttgtttcttttatttttagCGCATATAAGGTTTGGTGATGATGGTTGTGTATCAAGTGGTTATAAGGTGGTTTTATGGTGATGAATTGAAGTTGTAATCAGATAATCAAGGAAGGAGATGGAACGGTGACGAAGGGGGTGGCATTGATTTTTGTGAGCTCATTATTGATTTTCTATATGAGGTTTGTAATTGTATATTTATAAAACTGAAATTCTATTGTATGCATTAGTGATTTTATGGTGTGTTTTAACTTTCGTTGTGTATCTGTGTAGCTTGAGTTGCAGGTAAAGTTGTAACAAGATGGAGATGGTGATGAGTTTTTTTGTTGACCGATGTGTTTTGTgtttatgagagagagagagagagaggcgtgggccccataatttttattaataaaactttaaattaaatagcaaaaaaacataaaaaaagaaTATATCAAAAAggcattttagtcttttcagttttctgagggaccaaaaacgcaacAAAACTAGTTTAAAAGGATCATCAATCCAAAAAAGTTATGGTTTGGACTAAAATCCCAAAAAATACATACTACAtgaaccatttttgcaattttgtctaacaaaaataaataaataaaaacataagtAATAATATTTGTTGCAACAAAACTATCCGATTGTAAGAAATTTACTTATATActtgtagttattttcttttatttatctaTCTTTAAGAAAATCTACGTACACACTCGATAACCATAACCGAATGAAGtttaaaacaacataaaatattCAGAACTATCCTTTATAACATGTAATAATTTTAACTGTGTTTATAACATGTAATAATTCTAACTATTAGTATCACAGAGTCATTtctaagaccatcttcaaccCATCTTCATTTTTTCCTCCATAAATAGAGTAAAGAATGGActaaatagtgtttcatctccaaccctacttcattttttaccccaaaaaatatattcctaaaatattccattttataacttatatatattatgAAATACACCCCTCTATTGATTAAcctctatatttatgattaattaatataaattaaataattaatatataacttgatattataaatattaaatattacatttaaattataattaatagtcaaaataaactaaaaatgtattaaataaaaataaaaaactaaaattaaCTACCAAACTTCATcttcatttttggagatatgaatagtattcccaaAAATGAAGGTGAAAATGGGGTAAAGTTAAAGAAGAATAGAAGGAGAAATGGGGAAAGAAAAGAAGAATAGGAGGAGAAATGGGGAAAGAAATAGAGTTGGCGGGTGGGTTGGAGATGACTAAGGCGTTTTAAATTTCAAGAATTTGATGGACTCATAGGAGTGATTCACTTGTTGCTACTACTTACCATTATTACATTAACCCCTTAGAAAAAGCTACAAGAACacatttgagaaaaaaaatatcaaatgaGTTCTTGTATGAACGCCAAATATCATCATCACAAACAAACACACAAACAATCAAAAGTGGAGAAAACAACAGCAAATTTCACCATTACAGGACGATAGTTTTTCCCCTTTCTTCCGAATCAAATATACACAAATTGAGACGATTGTTTAATGCCTTACCAAGCTTCTTAACAAACACATTAaccataaaaaaagaaaaagatgaaATCTCACTAACACTTTATtatgcttcttcttcttccagccaCATTGAAAAAAACAGAGTTTTTGCAATCATTATCATCCCATGGCATACTTTTGTGTCCAGCTACGAGCAGTGGCCTCATATTTGGACTTGTCAGTCTTGTACATGTGAGCAATTTCAGGCACCAAAGGATCATCAGGATTTGGGTCAGTTAACAGAGAACAGATCGAAAGCAACACCTGTAAATCACACATATAATATAAGTAATTCAACTTCTAattcaaataataaataaatacttAATTGGTTAAAAAGATTAAACCTTGGAGATTGTTAAAGCTGGGCTCCACTGCTCCTTGAGGATATCTAAGCAAATGCTGCCATTGCTGTTGATGTTTGGGTGGAACACCTTAGTCCTAAATGCAACCTGCCATATTGGTAAATGGTGATGAAACTATTGTTATGAAACATACATATCTTAACTCTTAATAGAAATAGCACAGGAACACTACCTTGGGAGGCTTGAAAGGATAATCAGGAGGGAAATGAATTGAAACAAGAAAGACACCTCCAGAATATGGGCTATCGTTGGGTCCCATGATTGTTGCTTGCCAATGGAACATATCTTCAGCTACTGGGCCTACAAAGTTATAAGAATATGCACCTTGTGAGTTATAAGATCAAGAAATAAAATTTCAGGATGTAGATAAAAACATCATGTCCAAATAGCAATGATGAGTGTTCTCTTACTCTATTACAAAATACAAATTCATCAAGCAGGTTGCCAAAAAGGTCATATGTATAGGAAGGTGATGCCCATACAAGCATCACCAGCATCTATGTAACAGACTAAAACAGGAGAGGCATACTTGTTAATAAGATAGCAATGCATTGAGCCAAGATGAGTCAAGAATGCCTAAGTTACCATTAAGCCCATGTTGATTTAGCCAAATGAAAAGAGATGCATAAGTggaaatcttttatcaaaaaggaaTACATGGGCCCTGATGCGTGAAAGAATAGACAAACTCCACATTCTTGTTGCTCACGTGACTGATAAGCTGGGATGCATAATACTCAATGGTTGTAAGAAAGAACATAGATGTTTCTTATCTTGTGTCCCTGATCAAAATCCTCAATGAGCTACATAAAGTTCATCTTTGCAGCTATGCTTAACAACCAGCCATGGAGTGGTTTTCCCTAAACTACACTCTTTATATAAAAACAAGCAATTAACAAGTGTTTTGCCTCTTTCCACAATTAAAATTGCACTAATTTACATGCATCCAACAAATTTCAGCGTCTTGTAGCAAATCAAACAAAGCATAATTACACTCATCACCGAGAATAAACTACATGTAAAAAAGTTGCGATTAATTTTACCTGCGCTGCATGACGTTGGAGGATCCTTCTGCAAATCTTTCAGTTCCTTCAAAATACGTTTCGACGCCATAACCACAACAAGCTAGAAGTCCTAGCTAATCTCTCACGCCGATGTAAAAGCAGATCGTGAGAGCACGATATCAAACAGAGAAACTGTCTAAACAAATCCTGAtccaaagaaagaaagaaagaaatcagTTAACGGCATAATTCAAACAGTACAAGGACAAGAAATAATCAGCCATCAAAGATCTACACTAGTTTGTTCTTCTTACAAGCTAATAAACACAAATTCATGTAAAGCAATATGAATTACCTGATGGAGGAGATGTAATTGCGAAGCGAAAGTGTTGAATTTGGATAGAAATGATAGCAGATTTAGAGCCAATCGTATGGAAGAGGGGAAATTGAAATGCTAGGGTTTTGATTTATTTATCGTATTTATGTGTGGGAAATTGGGTAAAGGGTGGGCCCACAGTTGGCGTGGAATAAACGCCTGGTATCGTCACCTTTTTCTCTCTCTGTTTAATACGTTATACTAATCTTTTATAAGAAAAAACACGGAAATGACCGTGATATTTAACAAAATAATCAGATTTTTATGTGGATATTATTAATCAAAGTAATcaaatctatactaataaataaaacttATTTTCTGTCGTATGTTATGTCCTTATTGATTTGGACACATCGCATTTTAatagatttttaaaatttatttatttccacGTGTAGTTTTCTGATTTGTTCAGATATCATAACTTATTTCGGTTATAATATTCAGAGAAATAAATGTTTCCTTGAAAAAcaattgatatatttataatgaaataaatgtcataattaatgagagctctaaaattgatattgatattaaatttaatgtttaaatattgatattaaatttgtatttttaataaactcgtgtaGTACACGGCTCTTACACCTAGTGTCTAATATTTATATCTATATTTTCTTCGATAAGCTTTTATAAGAAAAAACACGGAAATGACTGTGATGCTATTTGTCAATGTATGTattctcaattttaaattttaaattttatattattgttttcattaatttacaaataaaaaatgtctaatatatatacaaaattaattttatatatttatttgagtcaatgattataatttcacataactaataaaaatatctattaattaataatttatttaaaataattgattaataattttgaggttttactataaaattttaattaattttataactgtggttTCCACGGATTATAAACTAGTTTTATAATATAATGAAAACAATACCAAAAGTGCATTAAATGCACGGTTTGGAAAAGTTTTTTGTATGAATATGTTAACATTGTATATTTTTCAATCAACACACCTCTAaaggtgaatatatatatatatatatatatatatatatatatatatatagagagagagagagagagagatagagagagaaaaaaaaagattcAAATGTTTTTAACAACTATTGTCtgcatgaatgcaccaatagaaatttaggaataattaaataattaaaaattataataagggTAATTATGTAACTTTAACAtgctaattaaaaataaaattcattAATTCATGGAAATTACCATAAAAATCTGTTTGACCAACTATTTAACCCTAGCCTTCTATATCATACGTAATATGCCTCCTCCAATTTTCTTATGGACGAATGAATATCGTCTGATCAAAAGAGGTAGTCAAACCTCTTGCTGCAAATATGTTTCCCCATTCCATTGATTAAGAAGATGTTATTCTCGGTGGCTCCATCTCCAATCAAAGCTAGCTTCAACATCGAGGCAATTTTGGAGTCACAAGAAGCCGATGTATGTTTCTGCATCATTGCTACAGTTCCTTCGATTATCGGTTCTCTAGAGCTTTTCCATATCGAGCAAACTTCGTATGCCCTTATTTATCCGGTAACAACTCTTCAATTCTCATGAATTATGGTCCGTTAACTTGTTATTCGAATTATCTATTTTCTATTGTTCGTTGAATTGGATGGTTAAGTGAGGGAAAATCTAACATGTTCAAGAAGAACGCGCTATGCACATAAGGTGCTCGACTAAATTCCTGAAAGAAGGACCAACTTGTTGTCTCAGTGAACTGTTGGTGGAATTGAAAATATTCCGATTTGCACACCAACTGTTTGTTAAAatgtctgtaacgcccgtagatccgggctagtcaatttagagacgataagcatcaaaaatgactttttgatggaagattatttagaaggattaatcttaaccaagttgtagtatatgtcacaaggtttctgtgcatataaagaacgccaaaatccgagttataacgaagaagttatgacctgtcgaagttcgcgacagaaccggcacgacacaacgtgacgtaaatagtgaatttacgttagagcgatatttatccaaaacaatctaaatgagaattgaatatctcatcgatagtagtccaacgataaaaagacagacgaaaacggagttcagatgaaggagttatgagtttataacgaagttttcctgttccgacctactaaaaataatatataagtaatataattataatatattaaaaataaagtcaaaattagccaatggagtctaaacgagagttgtagagcataatctcaccttcgcgtcgatataaagaacgtcgaaaacggagttcgtatgctaaagttatgaatttctgaagttcggggcgcgaaaccccaaaactgtaagagaccacgacgtggcaagtctcctgacacctccgggagtcccccagatgcaacttgagatgacgcatgcagtgacgaccaagcccacgacgtggaaaaaggttgccacaacgtggcaagggccaattttgccctataaatagatttgaagggcgagccgtttagggttgctattttctcttctctctctcccgttttacctcgatttgcttgcaataaatatcccgaagccccggtatcaaccccgagacccgaagcaagtcctgaagcaccgaagatcccgagaagaaaagagtttccgagccgaagctctacccgcgagaagtccggtgtgtgaagagatcacagtttcaccgaagaatatctacttgaagagccatagtgatgtccgatcatcttctgatcaagtgagtgtatagtccctttcataaacacgattataatacaagtattgtttgaatgtattaagtatatgtttggtgtgagtgtatagtcactttcgtcttacacatagatatgaagtattttataaaatacgtgctatgtgtctatatatagttgtttatatgtgtgaatgtgtggtcactttcttctaacacataaatattaagtatttgctatgaaatatgtgctatgtgtataatataaagttggttatatgtgtgagtgtgtggttactttcttctaacgtatagatatgaagtatttgctaagaaatacgtgttatgtgtttatacattgtttgcttatttaagatgagtgtggaatggacgttttatatagtttttaaatgagttaaactgtatatgtattttatatctgcgaatatgttgggtagaacatgggtagatgagatagttggtatatgtgataaaatgaggaggtatgaaagatgcttaagaataatattggtagatgcaccaagtagtgaatgtcgtaatcttagcagatgcgcttataggataatgtcggcagatgcgccaaatagagatgtcataatactagcagacgcgcttaagaataatattggtagatgcaccaaatagagatgtcataatactagcagacgcgcttaagaataatattggtagatgcaccaaatagagatgtcataatactagcagctacgcttaagaataatattggtagatgcaccaaatagagaatgtcataatactagcagatgcgcttgtaggataatcctggcagatgcgcttataggataaggtcggcagatgcgcctaatagtgaatgtcgtaatcctggcagaggcgcttaaatgataaagttggtagatgcgccttaaATAACAATGGAATTTGTATCTATTCCTTAAAGTCAAattttaggaatgaatgaataaaggataggtgattcttagggtaaaaccttaagaaataaagaagataacggggatggataattgggttgattgtttgatgattaaatataataattatattattgtgggttgaaaaccctatatgctcaccaggctcccaagcctgacccactcagtttaattgtatcacaggtatcgat includes these proteins:
- the LOC111878739 gene encoding ubiquitin-conjugating enzyme E2 28, encoding MASKRILKELKDLQKDPPTSCSAGPVAEDMFHWQATIMGPNDSPYSGGVFLVSIHFPPDYPFKPPKVAFRTKVFHPNINSNGSICLDILKEQWSPALTISKVLLSICSLLTDPNPDDPLVPEIAHMYKTDKSKYEATARSWTQKYAMG